Proteins from a genomic interval of Helicoverpa zea isolate HzStark_Cry1AcR chromosome 13, ilHelZeax1.1, whole genome shotgun sequence:
- the LOC124635563 gene encoding uncharacterized protein LOC124635563, with the protein MDHKYWTTWMRIACIPLALLTTTVADFTTECQRPCDCRWQSGNKAAICSNSSLKVIPANLSNDIQILDLSNNNLQQLHQEAFRKVGLSNLKKLFLKECSIEVVHKTAFVTLAIMIELDLSKNRIRSLHPDTFKGTEKLRLINLSNNFIDKLEDGIFRNLKFLQKVEASNNRIHRIGTKAFVNLPQLKILRFNGNNLNHMKPETLMGLRNLSGLDLHNNPWRCDCNLQTFRDWVISHNLYTPPTSCAEPASVQDKLWNELDSSNFACRPTILEPVPDATVKSYDENVTLTCKVVGNPPPEVGWRFNGKTIEMKAFGEIRYAVAENTMDLIRWVNLTIIYARYSDRGNYTCVAENPGGRDEKTLTLVLSRYGGVGTIAGMDTDSFAILVGCLTAIVIIFGAALVICYFTTQNTEIKRLIKNDARSSNGDVLIEGSEASETEKGMKMEVNPVSKPPRKYEAPQSFTSEATEMSELNRTLLDNESVLASTEDNSRHQQVELPKISHEALLMDRLAQEHQAYPPDLLAFPLRGTQVSPAGGSSQDTDSPIKSPVYGVTAINPALYSRFQGQSLQGSIPLISSKGYVTLPRRPRMVPDSNLRPQVFSTLNGVIPYYDTFNMRFFNHGGNYYSLNKSEIDLGPIAKMPSYPDDEEPAPSPAPGTPHATIPRNSLSSPNIHNQLQILQAMSVNQFVKSEQRPLKVTLAEHEGLLKNRDFKSGYSVNVVSGTLGRSRTAPKPPPKPRKKNSEVKEPFLMNAAENATQV; encoded by the exons ATGGACCATAAGTACTGGACGACATGGATGAGAATCGCGTGCATACCACTCGCGCTGCTCACCACCACGGTAGCAGATTTCACAACCGAGTGTCAGAGGCCTTGTGACTGCAGATGGCAGTCTGGGAATAAAGCCGCTATTTGCTCAAACTCAAGCTTAAAAGTCATACCAGCCAACCTCAGCAACGACATTCAAATACTAGACCTATCAAATAATAATCTCCAACAACTGCACCAGGAAGCGTTCAGAAAAGTCGGCCTAAGTAATCTTAAGAAACTCTTCCTCAAAGAGTGTTCTATCGAAGTAGTCCACAAAACTGCGTTCGTAACTCTCGCAATCATGATAGAACTAGATTTGTCGAAGAACAGGATCCGATCACTGCACCCCGATACGTTCAAAGGCACAGAGAAACTGAGATTAATAAACTTAAGCAACAACTTTATCGATAAGTTGGAGGACGGTATATTTCGCAATTTGAAGTTTCTTCAGAAAGTAGAGGCGAGCAACAATAGGATACATCGTATAGGAACTAAAGCATTTGTCAACTTGCCTCAGTTGAAAATATTGAGGTTCAATGGGAATAATTTGAATCATATGAAGCCGGAGACTTTGATGGGTTTGAGAAACTTATCTGGGTTGGATTTGCACAACAATCCTTGGCGTTGCGATTGCAATCTCCAAACGTTCCGTGATTGGGTGATAAGCCACAACCTATACACCCCTCCCACGTCGTGCGCGGAACCAGCATCTGTACAAGATAAACTTTGGAATGAATTAGACTCGTCTAACTTCGCGTGCCGGCCTACAATCCTCGAGCCGGTACCAGACGCGACGGTCAAAAGTTACGATGAAAACGTGACTCTGACTTGCAAAGTAGTAGGGAACCCACCACCTGAAGTTGGCTGGCGGTTTAACGGTAAAACTATTGAGATGAAGGCCTTCGGAGAGATTAGATACGCAGTCGCGGAAAATACTATGGATTTGATCAGATGGGTGAATTTGACTATAATATATGCTCGGTATAGTGATAGAGGTAACTATACTTGTGTGGCTGAGAACCCTGGCGGTCGCGACGAGAAGACTTTAACGCTAGTGCTTTCAAGATATGGAGGAGTAGGTACCATAGCCGGTATGGACACAGACTCCTTCGCAATTTTAGTTGGTTGCCTAACAGCTATAGTAATTATTTTCGGGGCAGCCTtagtaatttgttattttacaaCCCAAAACACTGAAATCAAAAGACTGATTAAGAACGATGCTCGTTCTTCGAATGGAGATGTGTTGATAGAGGGTTCAGAAGCTTCTGAAACTGAAAAGGGTATGAAGATGGAGGTGAATCCTGTGTCGAAGCCGCCTAGAAAGTATGAAGCTCCGCAGTCCTTCACTAGTGAGGCTACAGAGATGTCTGAACTGAATAGAACTTTACTAGACAACGAATCTGTATTAG CATCAACTGAGGACAACAGCAGGCACCAGCAAGTGGAACTCCCCAAAATATCCCATGAGGCATTGCTCATGGACCGCCTAGCGCAAGAACATCAGGCGTACCCACCAGACCTCCTCGCATTCCCTCTTAGAGGAACCCAAGTATCCCCAGCAGGAGGATCTTCACAAGACACAGACAGTCCCATAAAATCCCCAGTGTACGGAGTAACAGCCATCAACCCTGCCCTTTACAGCAGGTTTCAAGGTCAAAGCTTACAAGGATCAATTCCCCTCATCAGCTCCAAAGGCTACGTCACATTACCCAGAAGACCAAGAATGGTTCCTGACAGCAATCTTCGTCCCCAAGTCTTCTCCACCCTCAACGGTGTCATACCTTATTACGATACTTTCAATATGAGGTTTTTCAACCACGGTGGGAATTACTACAGCTTGAACAAAAGTGAGATAGATTTGGGTCCTATAGCGAAGATGCCTTCGTACCCTGATGATGAAGAGCCTGCCCCGTCTCCCGCACCTGGTACTCCTCATGCAACGATACCTAGGAACAGCTTGAGTTCTCCAAACATCCACAATCAGCTCCAAATTCTGCAAGCGATGTCTGTAAACCAGTTTGTGAAGTCCGAACAGAGGCCTTTGAAAGTGACCCTTGCTGAACACGAGGGTCTGTTGAAGAATCGTGACTTTAAATCTGGTTACTCAGTGAATGTTGTTAGTGGGACCTTAGGTAGGTCCAGGACTGCCCCCAAGCCACCTCCTAAACCTAGAAAGAAGAACAGTGAAGTGAAGGAACCATTTTTGATGAACGCTGCTGAAAATGCAACGCAGGTGTAG